In Pseudorasbora parva isolate DD20220531a chromosome 20, ASM2467924v1, whole genome shotgun sequence, a single window of DNA contains:
- the msgn1 gene encoding mesogenin-1, whose protein sequence is MIEEMAQIDVDSYTAKVLSQWEWSSGEDQACASSSSVCSSPDARSSSGGELKPKAKMSVKRRMKASEREKLRMRSLAEALHQLRDYLPPVYSRRGQPLTKIQTLKYTIQYIKELSNILDQQDQM, encoded by the coding sequence atgatcGAGGAAATGGCGCAGATCGATGTCGATTCGTACACGGCCAAAGTTTTGTCCCAGTGGGAGTGGAGCAGCGGAGAGGACCAGGCGTGCGCGTCCTCGTCCTCCGTGTGCTCGTCGCCGGACGCGCGCTCCAGCAGCGGAGGCGAGCTCAAGCCCAAAGCGAAGATGAGcgtgaagaggaggatgaagGCGAGCGAGCGGGAGAAGCTGCGCATGCGCAGTCTGGCGGAGGCGCTGCATCAGCTCCGAGATTACCTGCCGCCGGTGTATAGCAGGAGAGGGCAGCCGCTAACCAAAATTCAGACCCTAAAATACACCATCCAATATATCAAAGAGCTCTCCAACATCCTCGACCAGCAGGACCAGATGTGA